CATACCTTCATAATCCTGAACGGCGCTATTGGCATAGGCGTGCGGCAGATAACCCCGAATCGACTGCGTGACGGTGGAATCCACCAACAGCACTTTATTCCCCAATGCCACAAACAAGCGACCAAGCACCAACAAAGCATGCGTCTTGTCCGCTACGCCGATAAAAACAATTTTTTTCATATCCGCACTCCTCATTGATTGAAGATGTTTTCCCACTTATCTTCGCTTGCCGGAGGCGCTTCGGTTGCAGGAGGCATACTCGATGGCAGCGACGGCGAAACGGCAGGAGGGGGCGTCTGTTGATTTTTCGGAGATTGCGTAGCTGCTGCACCAGCAGCATCACTCACGCTAGGCTGGGGACCATTCGTCGAAACTGCTGATTCTCCAGACTGCGGTGTGCCTACTGGCTGTGTTCCGCTCATGGCATTGCCCTGCCGCGTCGTCATCCGTTCGTTTTGCAACTGCTGCTGCACGGTTACACTACCGCTGGTGACGCGAAGTTTGTCCGAGTCGCTGACCGCCTTCAAATTGCCATCCAGCGTTTGACGCAGCGCGCGGGCAAGTTCGATTTTTGCAGTTTCGAGCAGATTGGGATCGAACGCCATCAGGTTCAATACCTTCTGATTGGCCGGATAGTTGACCACAGCCGCTTCCTGTAAGCCCGGCTCGATGTACGGGAGGGCATACAACCGCGCTCCCTGCAAGTACGCATCAATAATTGCGCTGGACGTTTGGAGGATGTCCATCTCATTCAGTTCCAGCCACACAACCGTACCGGACAGCTCCTGTACCTTCTTTTTAGATAAGAGAACAAAGTCCTCGCCGGTTGGAAAGCCGATTCGAACGTCTATATATTGGTTAGGTTTGAGATTAGAGGGAAGCTGAATGACCTGAAACTCCTGTATGCGCAAATCCTTCGGAATGGGCTGCCCTTCGTACAATAAAGAGGAAAGTAGCGGCGTTCCTGATGCAAGCTCGATCTTGGCGTTTTTGCCGATGATGCTTTCCCGGTCGGTGATGACGCCCGGCGGAACCAAACTGACGGGCATCGGAACAGCCTTGAGGTCATCCGCTTTGAGCGAGACGCCTGCCGGTATTGTTTTTGCAGTCGTCCAGACATTTCGGCTGTTTTGCTGCTCCTCCTTTTTCAATTGCTGAATCTGCCGCTCATACTCCTCTTTCATCTGTTGCTGCTTTTGCTGCTGATCGGTGTGCTGCATCAGCATATACAAGGCCGCTGCTACCAGAAGCGCCACGCTGATCGCGATGGCTCCCATGATGAGCGTCTTGCGGTGTCGATACGTCCATGACATCGTTCACGATCTCCTTTCATTTATATAGAAGATACCTAGCGCTTCTCTTAACGCGCTTCGCCTCGCGGACGCGGCTTTGATGGGACTTGATCCGCTTGTCGTTGTGCCAGCTTCTCGGCCGCCCATGTGGGCGTATGCTCCGGCTTCAGGAACCCCATCAGGTCTTCCCGGTTATAGCGGTATTCATCGCCGGAATAGAGGGTTTCCGCATAGACCGCCCGCCCACGTGAGTTCCCGGAGGCACCGAAGCCTCCCGTTACCCAAATCAACTGATGGTCTGCCGTGCGAAATTCCGGTCGCAACCAATCCAAACGGGTCACAACAATTCTGCCGCCGAGATCATCGTCACTTTTGATGGGCAGGCATTGGTCGGGTTGAATGGGAGGCATCGGCTCCGTGATCGTAGCGCGCTCGGTCTGGAGTTTCTCGATTTCCCATTGCAATAGCTTAGTAAATTCCTGCATTGCGACCAGGTAATCCGCATATCCTTCTGCACCGTAATACTGATCGATGCCAAACAAATTATTCTGCGAGCAGTAGCAAACCAAATAGGGCTTTTCGGTATTCGTGATGTCGATGCCTAAAACAACCTCCACCCTGCCAATGGGTAGCGCTTGATAGACTTCGTAGTCACCGGCCATTCGTTTCTCTTGCTCCATCGTCAGCCCTCCCGGTTCTTTTTGTGGTCACGTTTCTTGTGCCAGCCTTCGGCTTCCTGAGCCTGCTTGCGCAGTTGTGCTTCTTCCTCCTCGGATGGCCTACTACGCGCAAAACCCGGCTTTTCTTTCATCAGACGTTCATACTGACGCCGTTTTCCTTTCGTAAAGTCCATTGATGATCTCCTCCCCGAAAATGGGCATAAAAAAAGCTCTCCGTCAGGGGAGAGGGCGCATGAACAGGACGGCAACGGGGGAATTACCGTTCGTGCTCCCTCTGCCGCCTTTTGTACCAGCTTTCCAGCAGTTGCACGATTAGGTCTTCCTTTTGTTTTTCCGAGAAATCTCGTGGGAAAAAGCGGTCGATTCGTTCTCGCTGAATACTCATTTTTTCTTTCTGATTCGGCTTTTCCTCCGTCAGTATGGTGTAAATGACATCTGTATTCAGCCTCCCTTCTTGACTCATCTTTTTCATACGCTGAGCCTGAGCAAGTGAAGGCGTGCAGTCCTCGGCCTGCATGGTCTCGAATAGGGCTTGCTGTTCTTTCTCGGCCAAGTAAGATAACTCAACGGCAGGATTAAAGGCAATCCGTTTGTCGTCTACCATTTCGAGAATGTGAGGAGTGAGTTCGGTTAGG
This region of Cohnella herbarum genomic DNA includes:
- a CDS encoding SAF domain-containing protein, with product MSWTYRHRKTLIMGAIAISVALLVAAALYMLMQHTDQQQKQQQMKEEYERQIQQLKKEEQQNSRNVWTTAKTIPAGVSLKADDLKAVPMPVSLVPPGVITDRESIIGKNAKIELASGTPLLSSLLYEGQPIPKDLRIQEFQVIQLPSNLKPNQYIDVRIGFPTGEDFVLLSKKKVQELSGTVVWLELNEMDILQTSSAIIDAYLQGARLYALPYIEPGLQEAAVVNYPANQKVLNLMAFDPNLLETAKIELARALRQTLDGNLKAVSDSDKLRVTSGSVTVQQQLQNERMTTRQGNAMSGTQPVGTPQSGESAVSTNGPQPSVSDAAGAAATQSPKNQQTPPPAVSPSLPSSMPPATEAPPASEDKWENIFNQ